The Faecalibacterium prausnitzii genome includes a window with the following:
- a CDS encoding endonuclease III domain-containing protein, whose translation MRKASPAEDLSAKKALACTVIDRLKQEYPDAGCTLDYDHAWQLLVSVRLAAQCTDARVNIVVQDLFAKYPDVASLAAAEPEDIEAIVKPCGLGRSKARDISACMRMLRDRYDCKVPTTFEELLALPGVGRKSANLIMGDVFGKPAIVTDTHCIRLCNKIGLVDGIKEPQKVEMALWKIIPPEEGSDLCHRFVMHGRAVCNARKPECERCCLKDVCRYAAEQAAAQTK comes from the coding sequence ATGCGCAAAGCTTCCCCGGCGGAAGACCTTTCCGCCAAAAAGGCGCTGGCGTGCACGGTCATTGACCGGTTGAAACAGGAATACCCGGATGCAGGCTGCACACTGGACTACGACCACGCCTGGCAGCTGCTGGTCAGTGTGCGGCTGGCCGCACAGTGCACCGATGCACGGGTGAACATCGTCGTGCAGGACCTGTTTGCAAAGTACCCCGATGTGGCGTCGCTGGCCGCTGCCGAACCGGAGGACATCGAAGCCATCGTCAAGCCGTGCGGGCTGGGCCGCAGCAAGGCGCGGGATATCTCGGCCTGTATGCGGATGCTGCGTGACCGGTACGACTGCAAGGTGCCCACCACCTTTGAAGAGCTGCTGGCGCTGCCCGGCGTGGGCCGGAAGAGCGCGAATCTTATCATGGGCGATGTGTTCGGCAAGCCTGCCATCGTGACGGACACCCACTGCATCCGGCTGTGCAATAAGATCGGTCTGGTGGACGGCATCAAAGAACCGCAGAAGGTGGAAATGGCGCTGTGGAAGATCATCCCGCCCGAAGAGGGCAGCGACCTGTGCCATCGGTTCGTCATGCACGGCCGGGCCGTCTGCAATGCCCGCAAACCCGAATGTGAACGGTGCTGCCTGAAGGATGTCTGCCGGTATGCAGCAGAGCAGGCAGCTGCACAAACCAAATAG
- a CDS encoding transcriptional repressor: MRYSKQRELVLRKVEELCDHPTAEEIFDKAAPECPGLSLGTVYRNLNSLVEAGRVRRVSIPGKADRFDHTLCWHSHLYCNACGRVVDADVDEKQVMKLVRSQKGVVQDCAVVLFGLCEACAQKQAEASV; encoded by the coding sequence ATGCGTTATTCCAAGCAGCGTGAGCTGGTTTTGCGGAAGGTGGAAGAACTCTGCGACCACCCCACCGCGGAAGAGATTTTTGACAAAGCTGCACCGGAGTGCCCCGGCCTGAGCCTCGGCACGGTCTACCGCAACCTGAACAGTCTGGTGGAGGCGGGCCGGGTGCGCCGCGTCTCCATCCCCGGCAAGGCCGACCGATTCGACCACACCCTGTGCTGGCACAGCCATCTCTACTGCAACGCCTGCGGCCGCGTCGTGGACGCCGATGTGGACGAAAAGCAGGTGATGAAGCTGGTCCGCAGCCAGAAGGGCGTCGTGCAGGACTGCGCGGTGGTCCTGTTCGGCCTGTGCGAGGCCTGCGCCCAAAAGCAGGCCGAAGCCTCCGTCTGA
- a CDS encoding DUF2812 domain-containing protein — translation MSETKKLHKVFWVWEYEKEERWLNEMAQEGWALKKASFCTFVFEKTEPGEYIIRVETLDNSSDFENFMGELGAESVGRCFCWGYYRRSAEQGPFDMFSDMDSRIAHLNKIGNDVKLLCLANLVIGICNTFNGASFSWMNLLCATLLAYGLGRIRGKQDTLEEERALHE, via the coding sequence ATGAGCGAGACAAAGAAACTCCACAAGGTATTCTGGGTCTGGGAATACGAAAAAGAAGAACGATGGCTCAACGAGATGGCGCAGGAAGGCTGGGCTTTGAAGAAAGCCAGCTTCTGCACCTTTGTTTTCGAAAAGACCGAACCGGGCGAATACATCATCCGGGTAGAAACACTGGACAACTCTTCTGATTTTGAAAATTTCATGGGGGAGCTTGGGGCCGAGTCCGTTGGCCGCTGCTTCTGCTGGGGGTACTACCGCCGCTCCGCTGAACAGGGCCCGTTCGATATGTTTTCGGATATGGATTCCCGCATCGCTCATTTGAATAAAATCGGGAACGACGTGAAACTTCTCTGCCTTGCAAACCTTGTCATCGGCATCTGCAACACCTTCAATGGGGCTTCCTTTTCGTGGATGAACCTTCTCTGCGCCACACTCCTTGCCTACGGGCTGGGGCGCATCCGTGGCAAGCAGGACACCTTGGAAGAAGAGCGCGCGCTCCACGAGTGA
- a CDS encoding MarR family winged helix-turn-helix transcriptional regulator — MQPVITDLAGLFHYIFRLHDETKRGMSAALSSCPKCHFAMLETLSTLIAKHGHEGTIYVSQLAEASRQAMPVISRGLRTLEQEGLIERITDPNDRRKTLVRITPQGRAASAAGEEALVRYFSGIAHRLTPEQRQQFFELKDILLAAIEAENAEQNQKLKGDNQNG; from the coding sequence ATGCAGCCTGTGATCACAGACCTTGCGGGATTGTTCCACTACATTTTCCGGCTTCATGACGAGACCAAGCGGGGCATGAGCGCGGCGTTGTCCAGCTGCCCCAAGTGCCATTTTGCCATGTTGGAGACCCTGTCCACCCTCATTGCCAAGCACGGCCACGAGGGCACCATCTATGTTTCCCAGCTGGCCGAAGCTTCCCGGCAGGCCATGCCGGTCATTTCGCGGGGGCTGCGGACATTGGAGCAGGAGGGCCTCATTGAGCGCATCACCGACCCCAACGACCGTCGGAAAACGCTGGTGCGCATCACCCCGCAGGGCCGCGCCGCCAGCGCCGCCGGGGAAGAAGCGCTGGTGCGGTATTTTTCCGGCATTGCCCACCGCCTGACCCCGGAACAGCGGCAGCAGTTTTTTGAGTTGAAGGACATTCTGCTGGCGGCCATTGAAGCAGAAAATGCGGAACAGAACCAAAAATTGAAGGGAGACAATCAAAATGGGTAA
- a CDS encoding replication-associated recombination protein A, with amino-acid sequence MNEPLAQRLRPKTLAEVCGQQHLLAPGRVFRRTIESGKIPNMIFYGPSGTGKTTVARIIAENSGMTLHKLNGTSCGTGDIKAVLKDIGTLAGAGGILLYLDEIQYLNKKQQQSLLECIEDGSVTLIASTTENPYFYIYNALLSRCTVFEFRSLAAADVEQGLHNALEKLSESEGVPVTMDPDACTYLAESAGGDLRKALGCLDFAVTAAPQDEQGKHISLEMIRQVTRRTAMRYDRDGDDHYDIVSAYQKSMRGSDPDAALHYLARLLEAGDLPSACRRLMVCACEDVGLAYPQIIPIVKAAIDAANMVGLPEARLPLADAVILVATSPKSNSAHDAINAAIADVQAGRTGPIPRQLQNKHFDGEDALVKGQNYKYAHDYPNHWVEQQYLPDVLRDVRYYTFGENKNEQATRAYWVRIKGEDKV; translated from the coding sequence ATGAACGAACCGCTGGCGCAGCGTCTGCGCCCCAAAACACTGGCCGAGGTCTGTGGGCAGCAGCATCTGCTGGCACCGGGGCGGGTGTTCCGCCGCACCATCGAGAGCGGAAAGATCCCCAACATGATCTTCTACGGCCCCTCCGGCACCGGCAAGACCACCGTGGCCCGCATCATTGCCGAAAACAGCGGGATGACCCTCCACAAGCTCAACGGCACCTCCTGCGGCACCGGCGACATCAAGGCGGTCCTCAAGGACATCGGCACACTGGCCGGGGCAGGGGGCATCCTGCTCTACCTCGACGAGATCCAGTACCTGAACAAAAAGCAGCAGCAGAGCCTGTTGGAGTGCATTGAGGACGGCAGCGTCACCCTCATCGCCTCCACCACCGAAAACCCCTACTTCTACATCTATAATGCGCTGCTGTCCCGCTGCACGGTGTTCGAGTTCCGGTCACTGGCGGCGGCGGATGTGGAGCAGGGCCTGCACAACGCGCTGGAAAAGCTCTCGGAATCGGAGGGCGTCCCGGTTACAATGGACCCGGACGCCTGCACGTACCTTGCCGAGAGTGCCGGCGGCGACCTGCGCAAGGCGCTGGGCTGCCTCGATTTTGCCGTTACCGCCGCACCGCAGGACGAGCAAGGCAAGCATATTTCCCTGGAAATGATCCGGCAGGTCACCCGCCGCACCGCCATGCGGTACGACCGGGACGGCGATGACCATTACGACATCGTCTCTGCCTACCAGAAATCCATGCGCGGCTCCGACCCGGACGCAGCGCTCCACTATCTGGCCCGCCTGCTGGAAGCAGGGGACCTGCCCTCGGCCTGCCGCCGCCTGATGGTCTGTGCCTGCGAGGATGTGGGCCTTGCCTACCCGCAGATCATCCCCATCGTCAAGGCGGCCATCGACGCGGCCAACATGGTGGGCCTGCCGGAAGCCCGGCTCCCACTGGCGGATGCGGTCATTCTGGTGGCCACCAGCCCCAAATCCAACAGCGCCCACGATGCGATCAATGCCGCCATCGCGGATGTGCAGGCCGGGCGCACCGGGCCGATCCCGCGCCAGCTGCAGAACAAGCACTTTGACGGCGAGGATGCCCTCGTCAAGGGGCAGAACTACAAATACGCCCACGACTACCCGAACCACTGGGTCGAGCAGCAATACCTGCCCGATGTGCTCAGGGATGTCCGGTACTACACCTTTGGAGAAAACAAAAACGAACAGGCGACCCGCGCCTACTGGGTCCGCATCAAGGGCGAAGACAAAGTATAA
- a CDS encoding YlbF family regulator yields MDCIDLFKRAAMALQTDPRYLALDQARKLNDNDEELQNMIGEFNLARMDLNNEIGKSERSDARISELNEKVNDLYGKIMADEGMVAYNEAKKDCENLVNYIDAIINTAMNGGDPMTVQEPSASCTGSCSTCGGCH; encoded by the coding sequence ATGGATTGCATCGACCTCTTTAAGCGTGCCGCCATGGCACTGCAGACCGACCCCCGCTATCTGGCCCTCGACCAGGCCCGCAAGCTCAACGACAACGATGAGGAGCTGCAGAACATGATCGGCGAGTTCAACCTTGCCCGCATGGACCTGAACAACGAGATCGGCAAGAGCGAGCGCAGCGATGCGCGCATCTCCGAGCTGAACGAGAAGGTCAACGACCTGTACGGCAAGATCATGGCCGATGAGGGCATGGTGGCCTACAACGAGGCCAAGAAGGACTGCGAGAACCTCGTTAACTACATCGACGCCATCATCAACACCGCGATGAACGGCGGCGACCCCATGACCGTGCAGGAACCCAGCGCGTCCTGCACCGGCAGCTGCTCCACCTGCGGCGGCTGCCACTGA
- a CDS encoding GlsB/YeaQ/YmgE family stress response membrane protein — protein MITLSILIVIALICALVGCLMGLFSLVGLLASLVIGVLVGALAGYIAGRFMGTETSFARNAVLGVLGSFVGEFLFGLVGIHATGSFSSFVISILGACVCIWVDNKFLRK, from the coding sequence ATGATCACACTCTCGATTCTGATCGTCATCGCGCTCATCTGCGCTTTGGTCGGCTGCCTGATGGGCCTGTTCTCCCTTGTGGGGCTGCTGGCCTCGCTGGTCATCGGCGTACTGGTGGGTGCCCTGGCCGGGTACATCGCAGGCCGCTTTATGGGCACCGAGACATCGTTCGCCCGCAATGCCGTTCTGGGTGTACTGGGCAGCTTTGTCGGCGAGTTTCTGTTCGGCCTGGTCGGCATCCACGCGACCGGGAGCTTCAGTTCCTTTGTCATCTCCATCCTCGGTGCCTGCGTCTGCATCTGGGTGGACAATAAGTTTTTGAGAAAGTAA
- a CDS encoding PadR family transcriptional regulator codes for MENLALTESTYYILLSLYHPQHGYGIMQQTEQLSGGRVRLAAGTLYGALNALCEKGWIAPLPMESGSRKKEYQLTPSGFEVLKRELARLEELLTNGRNILQEK; via the coding sequence ATGGAAAATCTGGCGTTAACGGAATCCACTTACTACATCCTGCTTTCTCTCTACCACCCACAACACGGTTACGGCATCATGCAGCAGACCGAACAGCTTTCCGGAGGACGAGTGCGGCTGGCCGCCGGGACCTTGTACGGTGCTTTGAACGCACTGTGCGAAAAAGGGTGGATCGCTCCCCTGCCCATGGAAAGCGGGAGCCGGAAAAAAGAATATCAATTGACCCCTTCCGGGTTTGAGGTACTCAAGCGAGAGCTGGCCCGGCTGGAAGAACTGCTGACCAATGGCCGCAATATTTTACAGGAGAAATGA
- the miaB gene encoding tRNA (N6-isopentenyl adenosine(37)-C2)-methylthiotransferase MiaB — MEYIAFEHNATAAELVRKTYDTPPLAFVHSYGCQQNVNDGERIKGVLVDIGYGLCDKPEDADLILFNTCAVREHAEQRVFGNVGALKGLKEKKPGLMIGLCGCMANQKHVVEKLRQSYPYVDLVFGVDGIDTLPQLIAQKLQKHKRVLLEPAQRPVIVENIPIRRESEFRAWLPIMYGCDNFCTYCIVPYVRGREKSRKPGDILAEFRGLVEAGYKEITLLGQNVNSYGKGLEEKVDFSDLLNLLCSVPGDYQIRFMTSHPKDASHKLIDTIAAQPHLCKHLHLPVQCGSDRMLAQMNRHYTVAQYLELIEYARRTVPGITFSSDIIIGFPGETEEDFQGTLDLIRKVGYMQLFTFIYSKRTGTKAAEMPDPTPRKEKTDRMSRLLKIQDEIAMGLVKAQVGQTVRVLVESFGRSEGTLSGRLDNNLTVEFAADPGWMGRYANVHLTGARATVLLGELAD, encoded by the coding sequence TTGGAGTACATTGCATTTGAACACAACGCCACCGCCGCCGAGCTGGTGCGCAAGACATACGACACCCCGCCGCTGGCCTTCGTCCACAGCTACGGCTGCCAGCAGAACGTCAACGACGGCGAGCGCATCAAGGGTGTGCTGGTGGATATCGGCTACGGCCTGTGCGACAAGCCCGAAGACGCCGACCTCATCCTCTTTAACACCTGCGCCGTCCGCGAGCACGCCGAGCAGCGCGTTTTCGGCAATGTGGGCGCGCTCAAGGGCCTGAAGGAGAAAAAGCCCGGCCTGATGATCGGCCTGTGCGGCTGCATGGCCAACCAGAAGCATGTGGTGGAAAAGCTGCGCCAGAGCTATCCGTATGTGGACCTCGTCTTCGGCGTGGACGGCATCGACACCCTGCCGCAGCTCATTGCGCAGAAGCTGCAAAAGCACAAGCGGGTCCTTCTGGAGCCTGCCCAGCGCCCCGTCATTGTGGAGAACATCCCCATCCGGCGCGAGAGCGAGTTCCGCGCCTGGCTGCCCATCATGTACGGCTGCGACAACTTCTGCACCTACTGCATCGTGCCCTATGTCCGCGGCCGCGAAAAGAGCCGCAAGCCCGGCGATATCCTGGCCGAATTCCGGGGCCTTGTGGAAGCGGGCTACAAGGAAATCACCCTGCTGGGCCAAAATGTCAACAGCTACGGCAAGGGCCTGGAAGAGAAGGTGGATTTTTCCGACCTGCTCAACCTGCTCTGCTCGGTGCCCGGCGATTATCAGATCCGCTTCATGACCAGCCACCCGAAGGACGCCAGCCATAAGCTCATTGACACCATTGCCGCGCAGCCGCACCTGTGCAAGCACCTGCATCTGCCGGTGCAGTGCGGCTCGGACCGAATGCTGGCCCAGATGAACCGCCATTACACCGTTGCGCAGTACCTCGAACTCATCGAGTACGCCCGCAGGACTGTGCCCGGCATCACCTTCTCCAGCGACATCATCATCGGCTTCCCCGGTGAGACGGAGGAGGATTTCCAGGGCACCCTCGACCTGATCCGGAAGGTCGGTTACATGCAGCTGTTCACCTTCATCTACTCCAAGCGCACCGGGACCAAGGCGGCAGAAATGCCTGACCCCACCCCCCGCAAGGAAAAGACCGACCGGATGAGCCGCCTGCTGAAGATCCAGGACGAGATCGCCATGGGCCTCGTCAAAGCACAGGTGGGCCAGACCGTCCGCGTCCTCGTGGAGAGCTTTGGCCGCAGCGAGGGTACCCTCTCCGGCCGGTTGGACAACAACCTGACCGTCGAGTTCGCCGCCGACCCCGGCTGGATGGGCCGGTATGCCAATGTGCACCTCACCGGTGCCCGCGCCACCGTCCTGTTGGGCGAGCTGGCAGATTGA